One window of Gemmatimonadaceae bacterium genomic DNA carries:
- a CDS encoding PBP1A family penicillin-binding protein, translating to MNDTPIAGRIDTLKRRLRPNPADPPRRWIRRHWAWLGLLALACAGVILFDTWLGTCGFYGCPSPSEIRAFHPSEGGNVYDRNNRLLGHLENVRRVNVPISVVPVPVRNAFIATEDRRFYQHNGLDWKGVLRAVFTNLSAGGVRQGFSTITMQVAHNSFLEDRYHGRSMRRKLIEVRISRLLERELTKDQILEHYLNVIYLGNGVNGIEAASLDLFGKNVDKLTLSEGALLAALPKAPSTYTPRRNPDKAEQRRNLVLGLMAQQGFITAAQAQASQAVPLRIADTEWRPSIANEPSALDAVRALVDSVMPDVLKEGDVNVYTTLDFTAQRAADRTVLKHIAEITQETRESMGHVTDEAQGALVALDPTTGDIRAVVPGRRTQRREFNRAFYARRQPGSTFKPFVYSAAIAAGYSPGTEVDDDPVQVQIGRQVWQPVNYSNNYAGRITFARALILSANSATVRVSRAVGEKAVIAAARRNGITSPLTPVPSIALGAEGVTPLELVTAYAPFANGGYRVQPRLVARIEAPDGTLLWSTEERQHTAAMDPRDAYEVNEMLQGVVNYGTGKAVRDYGVQGQVAGKTGTTNEGNDVWFVGFTPTLVAGIWFGYDTPRQISTNPSGGRLAAPAWAEFYQAGWHEPRGSSFAVPQGMVSAVVDPESGELATEWCPRRVREWYKPGTEPQETCHLHTGMPEGQIAVDANGNVTTQGGNNDPISQAAKGIGNILRKIIHW from the coding sequence GTGAACGACACCCCGATCGCCGGCCGAATCGACACGCTCAAGCGGCGTTTGCGTCCCAACCCCGCCGATCCGCCACGCCGCTGGATTCGGCGGCATTGGGCATGGTTGGGTCTGCTGGCGCTCGCCTGCGCCGGCGTCATCCTGTTCGATACCTGGCTGGGCACGTGCGGTTTCTACGGATGCCCAAGCCCGTCCGAGATTCGCGCCTTCCATCCCAGCGAAGGCGGCAACGTTTACGATCGCAACAATCGGCTCCTCGGCCACTTGGAAAACGTGCGCCGCGTCAACGTCCCGATCAGCGTCGTGCCGGTTCCGGTGCGCAACGCATTCATCGCGACCGAAGATCGCCGTTTCTACCAACATAACGGGCTCGACTGGAAGGGCGTGCTGCGCGCGGTGTTCACGAACCTGAGCGCGGGCGGTGTGCGGCAGGGTTTCAGCACGATCACCATGCAGGTGGCGCACAACAGCTTTCTCGAGGATCGCTATCACGGGCGGTCGATGCGGCGAAAGCTGATCGAGGTGCGCATCTCGCGGCTGCTCGAGCGAGAGTTGACGAAGGACCAGATCCTCGAGCACTACCTCAACGTCATCTACCTCGGCAACGGCGTGAACGGAATCGAGGCGGCGAGTCTCGATCTCTTCGGCAAGAACGTCGACAAGCTGACCCTGTCGGAAGGCGCACTGCTCGCCGCGCTGCCCAAGGCTCCGTCGACGTACACGCCGCGCCGCAATCCCGACAAGGCCGAGCAGCGCCGGAATCTCGTGCTCGGATTGATGGCGCAGCAGGGATTCATCACCGCCGCGCAGGCGCAAGCGTCGCAGGCAGTGCCGCTGCGCATTGCCGACACCGAATGGCGGCCGTCGATCGCGAATGAGCCGAGTGCGTTGGACGCCGTGCGTGCGCTGGTGGACTCCGTGATGCCGGACGTGTTGAAGGAAGGCGACGTGAACGTCTACACGACGCTGGATTTCACGGCGCAGCGCGCGGCGGACCGCACGGTGCTGAAGCACATCGCCGAGATCACGCAGGAGACGCGCGAGTCGATGGGCCACGTCACCGACGAGGCGCAGGGTGCGCTCGTGGCGCTCGATCCGACGACGGGCGACATTCGCGCGGTCGTTCCGGGGCGGCGCACGCAGCGCCGGGAGTTCAACCGCGCGTTCTACGCTCGGCGTCAGCCCGGGTCGACCTTCAAGCCCTTCGTGTATTCGGCGGCGATCGCGGCGGGCTACAGTCCCGGCACCGAGGTGGACGACGATCCGGTGCAGGTGCAGATCGGCCGGCAGGTCTGGCAGCCGGTGAACTACAGCAACAACTATGCGGGGCGCATCACGTTCGCGCGGGCGCTCATTCTGTCGGCGAACTCGGCGACGGTGCGCGTGAGCCGCGCGGTTGGCGAGAAGGCGGTGATCGCCGCGGCGCGGCGCAACGGCATTACCAGTCCTTTAACACCAGTTCCATCAATCGCGTTGGGCGCCGAAGGCGTGACGCCGCTCGAGCTGGTGACCGCATATGCACCATTCGCGAACGGCGGCTATCGCGTGCAGCCGCGGCTGGTGGCGCGCATCGAGGCGCCGGACGGGACGCTGCTCTGGAGCACCGAGGAGCGGCAGCACACGGCGGCGATGGATCCGCGCGATGCCTATGAAGTCAACGAGATGCTGCAGGGTGTCGTGAACTACGGCACGGGCAAGGCCGTGCGCGATTACGGCGTGCAGGGGCAGGTGGCGGGGAAGACCGGCACCACCAATGAAGGCAACGACGTGTGGTTCGTTGGATTCACACCGACGCTCGTGGCCGGCATCTGGTTCGGGTACGACACACCGCGGCAGATCAGCACCAACCCGAGCGGAGGCCGGTTGGCCGCGCCGGCGTGGGCCGAGTTTTATCAGGCGGGCTGGCATGAGCCGCGCGGTTCGAGCTTCGCGGTGCCGCAGGGCATGGTGTCCGCGGTGGTCGATCCCGAGAGCGGCGAGCTTGCCACCGAATGGTGTCCGCGCCGCGTCAGGGAATGGTACAAGCCGGGTACCGAGCCGCAGGAGACCTGTCACCTGCATACGGGAATGCCGGAGGGGCAAATCGCCGTGGATGCGAATGGCAACGTCACGACGCAGGGCGGGAACAACGATCCGATCTCGCAAGCGGCCAAAGGCATTGGAAACATTTTGAGGAAGATCATTCATTGGTAA